From a region of the Paenibacillus sp. R14(2021) genome:
- a CDS encoding DUF5693 family protein gives MRQNWQQWNRKAMAILGILVIIGVLAALPIGASRWQMERGSDQVDIVFDYRDLVQIASYKSHPKQFIHEELGKMKAAGISSMAVFESSLQDLKWAGRITLYSSSTLSDLQGKPLEKDENFTYVLFNDAQARETLGPIIENTFKQWGINVSPWDFEGKQGLVLETPIEDAVLKAMEPDPIAIRELHDAGFRVVPRLSDRMSFDAESMDELLSTFQEIGVTRILFDGDAVTGYADNAEKKTLSQFAELLNKHGIGIATIENSKPQKGMASLAYLTHYNVARIYSLPDKDSAGMKPEEIADRFQLAVKDRSIRMFYLNATPASSPVKSSITDPLENLYNSLQGEGGFLAKMDKLGFTAGPAEPFDYTSPSWIKPLKAVVALGAVAFIALLIQAFVPGIVIPVFVVGLIGSAGLYVVSKSIFEQGLALGAAISAPTLAIIWAIKRVRTHTVGSRRPIGGTDGAFAHSGEMRWIFPGISAGRRFMMTVAIFATTAVISVSGIPFIVGLLNNITYKLVLEQFRGVSLLHLAPIALAALYLLLYTGDSVFSNLRKLLSMQITVLWVGVAAVLGVAALYYLSRTGNEGSASSIELTFRNFLESTFGVRPRTKEFLLSHPLFFLGLFLALRYRAAWVLFIVGSIGQLSMVDTFAHIHTPLPISVIRILLGLVLGALIGLVLIGVWQIGEGVWKRWVPRFNQTKQNFKSGV, from the coding sequence GTGCGTCAAAATTGGCAGCAATGGAATCGCAAAGCAATGGCAATTCTCGGTATTTTGGTCATTATCGGCGTGCTCGCGGCTCTGCCGATCGGCGCGTCGCGCTGGCAGATGGAACGCGGCTCAGATCAAGTGGACATCGTATTCGATTACCGTGACTTGGTGCAGATCGCGTCGTACAAATCCCATCCCAAACAGTTCATCCACGAGGAGCTCGGCAAAATGAAGGCGGCAGGCATCAGCTCCATGGCCGTCTTTGAAAGCTCGCTGCAGGATCTGAAGTGGGCAGGGCGCATTACGCTGTACAGCTCGTCTACGCTGAGCGATCTGCAGGGTAAGCCCCTGGAGAAGGACGAGAATTTCACGTACGTGCTCTTTAACGATGCGCAGGCGAGAGAAACGCTAGGCCCGATTATTGAAAATACGTTCAAGCAGTGGGGCATCAACGTCTCGCCATGGGACTTCGAGGGCAAGCAAGGTCTCGTCTTGGAGACGCCGATCGAAGACGCCGTGCTGAAGGCGATGGAGCCGGATCCCATTGCGATCCGAGAACTGCATGACGCAGGCTTCCGGGTTGTCCCCCGTCTCTCGGACCGGATGTCATTCGACGCGGAATCGATGGACGAGCTTCTCTCCACTTTTCAAGAGATCGGCGTAACGCGAATTCTGTTTGACGGCGACGCCGTAACTGGGTATGCAGACAACGCAGAGAAGAAAACATTGTCGCAGTTCGCAGAGCTGCTTAACAAGCATGGAATCGGAATTGCAACGATTGAGAACTCTAAGCCTCAGAAGGGCATGGCCTCACTCGCTTATTTGACGCATTATAATGTAGCGAGAATCTATTCGCTTCCGGATAAGGACTCCGCCGGCATGAAGCCGGAGGAAATCGCGGACCGCTTCCAGCTCGCGGTGAAAGACCGCAGCATCCGCATGTTTTACTTGAATGCAACGCCAGCAAGCAGCCCGGTGAAGTCTTCCATTACCGATCCGCTCGAGAATTTGTATAACTCTCTGCAGGGCGAAGGCGGCTTTCTGGCCAAAATGGACAAGCTGGGCTTCACGGCAGGTCCTGCTGAGCCGTTCGACTACACGTCGCCTTCTTGGATCAAGCCGCTTAAGGCTGTTGTCGCCTTGGGCGCGGTAGCCTTCATTGCGTTGTTGATTCAAGCTTTTGTGCCGGGAATCGTTATTCCCGTATTCGTTGTCGGACTAATAGGCAGCGCAGGGTTATATGTCGTTTCCAAATCGATCTTCGAGCAAGGCTTAGCGCTTGGAGCTGCAATCAGTGCTCCGACGCTCGCTATTATCTGGGCCATTAAGCGCGTGCGTACCCATACCGTGGGCAGTCGCAGACCGATCGGCGGGACGGACGGCGCATTCGCGCACAGCGGTGAAATGCGCTGGATTTTCCCCGGCATCAGCGCCGGACGCCGGTTTATGATGACGGTCGCGATTTTCGCAACGACGGCGGTCATCTCCGTCAGCGGGATTCCGTTTATTGTCGGTCTACTGAACAACATTACCTACAAGCTCGTTCTGGAGCAGTTCCGAGGCGTCAGCCTGCTGCATCTAGCTCCGATTGCGCTCGCTGCGCTTTATCTGCTGCTGTATACGGGAGATTCCGTGTTCAGTAATTTGCGGAAGCTGCTCAGCATGCAGATAACGGTCCTGTGGGTCGGCGTTGCGGCAGTGCTCGGTGTTGCGGCATTGTACTACCTGTCCCGCACCGGCAATGAAGGCTCGGCTTCCTCGATTGAATTAACGTTCCGCAATTTCTTGGAATCGACCTTCGGGGTCCGTCCAAGAACGAAGGAATTTTTGCTCTCGCATCCACTATTCTTCTTAGGCTTATTCCTGGCGCTTCGTTATCGGGCGGCGTGGGTATTATTTATAGTAGGATCGATTGGACAGCTGTCCATGGTGGATACGTTCGCGCATATTCATACGCCGCTGCCGATTTCCGTTATTCGCATTTTGCTCGGTCTTGTGCTGGGCGCGCTGATCGGTCTTGTGTTGATCGGCGTTTGGCAGATCGGGGAAGGAGTATGGAAACGATGGGTACCGCGATTCAATCAGACGAAGCAAAACTTCAAATCCGGCGTGTAG
- a CDS encoding phospho-sugar mutase, whose translation MLNLNPTAVERYEAWLNAPSIDDATKQELAALKGNDKEIEDRFYRELEFGTGGLRGVMGAGTNRLNVYTVGKATQGLANWTLTKSSKPAVVIAHDSRNNSPEFALDAALVLAANGVTAYLFTSLRPTPQLSYAVRSLGAASGVVITASHNPPEYNGYKAYGSDGCQLVPHDAEQVIAAIQQVTGFDQVKRMSREEAEAKGLLRWLGDAEDRAYIETVAAESLNSELLKSELGADLSVVYTPLHGAGNMPVREVLKAVGFSNVHIVPEQEQPDGYFSTVKSPNPEEREAFTLAMKLGQEVGADIIIGTDPDCDRMGAVVRNNEGEYVVLTGNQSGAIMVNYLLGTLKERGQLPANGVVVKTIVTSEMGGDIAKSYGAEVVNTLTGFKYIGEKMTQYEQSGEHTFLFGYEESYGYLAGTYARDKDAVVASLLICEAAAYYKSKGKTLYDVLLELYAQHGNYLEHLESRTLKGVDGVQQIAGIMQDWRSNPPAEVGGIQVEHVLDYLPGLDELPPENVLKYLLADGSWFCLRPSGTEPKIKVYFAVRGKSQDEAKAAIQKLTATVMERVDSKA comes from the coding sequence ATGTTGAATTTGAATCCAACTGCTGTAGAACGTTATGAGGCTTGGCTGAACGCTCCTTCGATTGACGATGCGACGAAACAAGAGCTTGCCGCTCTGAAAGGGAATGATAAGGAAATCGAGGACCGCTTCTACCGTGAGCTTGAATTCGGTACAGGTGGACTTCGCGGCGTTATGGGTGCAGGAACGAACAGGCTGAACGTCTATACCGTCGGCAAAGCGACGCAAGGCTTGGCTAACTGGACGTTAACGAAGAGCAGCAAGCCGGCGGTCGTTATCGCGCACGATTCCCGCAACAACTCACCGGAATTCGCGCTGGATGCCGCTCTTGTGCTGGCTGCGAATGGCGTTACGGCTTATCTGTTTACATCCCTTCGCCCGACGCCTCAGCTGTCTTATGCTGTCCGCTCCTTGGGCGCTGCGAGCGGCGTCGTCATTACGGCAAGCCACAATCCGCCGGAGTATAACGGCTATAAAGCCTACGGCTCCGATGGCTGCCAGCTTGTGCCGCATGATGCGGAGCAGGTGATCGCAGCGATCCAACAGGTGACCGGTTTCGATCAAGTGAAACGGATGAGCCGGGAAGAAGCAGAAGCCAAGGGCCTGCTGCGGTGGCTGGGCGATGCGGAAGACCGGGCATACATCGAGACGGTCGCGGCGGAAAGCTTGAACAGCGAGCTGCTGAAGAGCGAATTGGGCGCTGACCTGTCCGTTGTTTACACACCGCTTCATGGCGCGGGCAACATGCCGGTACGCGAGGTGCTGAAGGCGGTTGGTTTCTCCAATGTACATATCGTGCCGGAGCAAGAGCAGCCAGATGGCTATTTCAGCACGGTCAAATCCCCGAACCCGGAGGAACGCGAAGCGTTCACGCTTGCGATGAAGCTCGGTCAAGAGGTCGGAGCGGATATCATTATCGGCACGGATCCCGACTGTGACCGCATGGGTGCTGTCGTACGCAATAATGAAGGCGAATATGTCGTGCTGACAGGCAATCAGTCAGGCGCGATTATGGTGAATTATTTGCTTGGTACGCTTAAAGAAAGAGGTCAGCTGCCAGCAAACGGCGTTGTGGTCAAGACGATCGTGACGAGCGAAATGGGCGGCGATATTGCGAAATCCTACGGGGCGGAAGTCGTCAACACGCTGACGGGCTTCAAATACATTGGGGAGAAAATGACCCAATACGAGCAAAGCGGCGAGCATACCTTCCTCTTCGGGTATGAAGAAAGCTACGGCTATCTTGCCGGTACGTATGCGCGCGATAAAGATGCAGTCGTGGCTTCGCTGCTGATTTGCGAGGCGGCTGCTTACTATAAGAGCAAAGGGAAAACGTTGTACGATGTGCTGCTGGAGCTTTATGCGCAGCACGGCAATTACTTGGAGCATCTGGAATCTCGTACGCTGAAAGGCGTGGACGGGGTACAGCAAATCGCCGGCATCATGCAGGATTGGCGGAGTAACCCGCCGGCGGAAGTGGGCGGCATACAGGTCGAGCATGTGCTTGATTATTTGCCGGGCCTGGACGAATTGCCGCCTGAGAACGTACTGAAGTATTTGCTGGCGGACGGTTCTTGGTTCTGCCTGCGTCCTTCAGGCACAGAACCGAAGATCAAAGTGTATTTTGCCGTACGCGGCAAATCCCAAGATGAAGCAAAAGCAGCCATTCAGAAGCTGACTGCAACGGTTATGGAGCGAGTCGACAGCAAGGCATAA
- the fabZ gene encoding 3-hydroxyacyl-ACP dehydratase FabZ produces the protein MLDIKQIQEIIPHRPPFLLIDRILEVEEGKRAVGLKNVTMNEPFFTGHFPAYPVMPGVLIVEALAQVGTVAILMVEANKGKIGFFAGIDNFRFRGQVTPGDTLILEVEITRLKGPIGKGQATAKVGDKVVAEGEIMFALKDPE, from the coding sequence ATGCTCGATATCAAGCAAATCCAAGAAATTATTCCGCACCGCCCGCCGTTCCTTCTCATTGACCGCATTCTTGAAGTAGAAGAAGGCAAGCGCGCAGTCGGCCTTAAGAATGTCACGATGAACGAGCCGTTCTTCACCGGGCATTTCCCCGCGTATCCGGTTATGCCGGGCGTGCTGATCGTAGAGGCGCTGGCGCAGGTCGGTACCGTGGCAATTCTCATGGTCGAAGCGAACAAGGGCAAGATCGGCTTCTTCGCCGGTATTGATAATTTCCGGTTCCGGGGCCAAGTGACACCCGGCGATACGCTGATCCTGGAAGTGGAAATCACAAGGCTGAAAGGGCCGATCGGTAAAGGACAAGCTACGGCTAAAGTCGGCGATAAAGTCGTGGCGGAAGGCGAGATTATGTTCGCACTCAAGGATCCGGAGTAA
- a CDS encoding CDP-alcohol phosphatidyltransferase family protein, whose amino-acid sequence MNVPNLLTMLRFALIPVYVAVFASDSTNHMKWAFLIVVAAGLTDILDGYLARKYGQVTTVGSMLDPLADKTMMITVILSLLITGHIPWSAGAAIFVRDAGMIAGSAYFHFRGKKTVPANWMGKLTTMLYYLAILFIFFEMPFAREYLWGVIVFSFITTFIYIGLFLTLNRESKRGNNSGGASTDAEEKENSVRQA is encoded by the coding sequence TTGAATGTGCCGAATTTGCTCACGATGCTTCGTTTTGCATTAATACCCGTTTACGTTGCCGTATTTGCTTCAGATTCAACTAATCATATGAAGTGGGCGTTTCTGATCGTCGTTGCTGCCGGTCTGACCGATATTTTGGATGGTTATTTGGCACGCAAATATGGGCAAGTCACGACAGTAGGCTCCATGCTGGATCCGCTGGCCGACAAGACGATGATGATCACCGTCATCCTGTCGCTGCTCATTACGGGACATATTCCGTGGAGCGCGGGAGCGGCTATTTTCGTTCGGGATGCCGGCATGATTGCCGGATCGGCGTATTTCCATTTTCGGGGGAAGAAGACCGTCCCGGCCAATTGGATGGGCAAGCTGACGACAATGCTTTATTATCTCGCGATTTTGTTTATTTTCTTTGAGATGCCTTTCGCGCGCGAATACCTGTGGGGCGTTATCGTGTTCTCGTTTATTACTACATTTATTTACATCGGATTGTTCTTGACGTTGAACAGAGAAAGCAAGAGGGGGAATAACAGCGGCGGCGCTTCGACGGATGCGGAAGAGAAAGAGAACAGCGTCCGGCAAGCTTAG
- a CDS encoding Ig-like domain-containing protein, with the protein MRKNSIAAPARFLRPWLTVMLAVVLTFSSFAGLAYADEVVTGISFDNAPSPATLNIGDDDLQLEVNASIQGSSSLKDVTTDVTWTTSNSSVVKVAAGLLTGIAKGSATITASYKGYKITLPVSVTYMYDSVTIKDNGTSVSDTLKVNLGDELDFDLIASKSGAADTNVTEEAVWTSSNTNVATIDDGEVTLVAVGDTTITAKYKGRTDSVKLSASSPYKSLTIAPNTLMEFKVGDPSRTLKASAEDTAGDIDDVSTNASWISADAKVATVDKGVVTPVGTGTTTITASYLGVSGSVTVVVRPAFEAMRITPKEDLHLMINGSDVALKVEVMNGINTPDDVTALATWTSSNVYAATVSDSGVVSPKGIGSTVIKATYKGTSQQVNVTVYPTISGTLTAAKDTLDAFPDDKITLPKVTAQSISDETIDVSDLAVWESSDKEILDKVDGKWTAKKIGKAVLTATILSKTVTITVNVHEKPLLLTADQTNLSIVIGKETKLPVLTMTYESGSEEDVTSLVTWKSSSSNLIVKAPNIRGLQASTATLTATYLGKSTTVRVTIEEEITKLTAESTTLTISPLRSYTLKVTGTYKSGKTIALGTKMNWEINPDSLASIKGSSLKALKEGTGTLTGTYQGKTITFTVNVVAKVKKLTSASKSLTLAPEAKVAVTVTAEYEGGRVTDVTKAADWTTGNSKVATVVDGVITGVAKGSTVIRAKLEGKTVSIRVSVK; encoded by the coding sequence ATGCGCAAGAACTCTATTGCTGCTCCCGCCCGTTTCCTTCGCCCATGGCTTACGGTCATGTTGGCTGTTGTCCTGACGTTCTCATCCTTTGCCGGCTTGGCATACGCAGATGAAGTTGTCACCGGTATTTCATTCGACAATGCCCCTTCTCCGGCTACCCTCAATATCGGCGATGACGATCTGCAGCTTGAAGTCAACGCATCGATTCAAGGCTCCTCCTCATTGAAAGACGTGACGACTGACGTAACATGGACCACCTCCAACTCGTCCGTTGTTAAAGTTGCGGCAGGCTTGCTTACAGGGATCGCTAAAGGCTCCGCTACGATCACCGCAAGCTATAAAGGCTACAAAATCACGCTGCCTGTCTCCGTTACTTATATGTATGACAGCGTGACAATTAAAGATAACGGCACCAGCGTAAGCGATACGCTGAAAGTTAATCTCGGCGACGAACTCGACTTCGATCTAATCGCATCCAAGAGCGGTGCTGCCGACACGAACGTTACCGAGGAAGCAGTATGGACGAGTTCCAATACCAACGTCGCAACCATCGACGACGGCGAAGTAACGCTAGTAGCTGTCGGCGACACGACAATTACCGCCAAGTACAAGGGCAGAACGGACTCGGTCAAGCTGTCTGCGTCCTCCCCTTATAAGTCGCTCACGATCGCGCCGAATACGTTGATGGAATTCAAAGTAGGCGACCCCAGCCGGACCTTGAAAGCCAGTGCCGAGGACACGGCGGGCGATATTGACGATGTATCTACGAATGCAAGCTGGATTTCGGCCGATGCCAAGGTTGCAACGGTTGATAAAGGCGTCGTCACACCCGTCGGTACAGGTACGACGACGATTACCGCCTCCTATCTCGGCGTAAGCGGCAGTGTCACGGTCGTTGTCCGCCCTGCATTCGAAGCCATGCGCATCACGCCGAAGGAAGACCTTCATTTAATGATCAACGGCAGCGATGTTGCACTGAAGGTCGAAGTGATGAACGGTATTAATACGCCCGATGATGTAACGGCATTGGCGACTTGGACATCCAGCAACGTGTACGCCGCTACAGTCAGCGATAGTGGCGTTGTTTCGCCGAAAGGGATCGGCAGCACTGTCATTAAAGCAACGTACAAAGGCACCTCGCAGCAGGTTAACGTTACGGTATATCCGACGATCTCCGGTACGCTGACTGCAGCCAAAGATACGCTCGACGCTTTTCCAGATGACAAAATCACCTTGCCCAAAGTAACCGCGCAGTCCATTTCCGATGAAACGATCGACGTCTCCGATCTCGCCGTTTGGGAGAGCAGTGACAAAGAGATTTTGGATAAAGTAGACGGAAAATGGACGGCGAAGAAAATCGGCAAAGCCGTATTAACCGCAACAATCCTCTCCAAAACCGTCACAATTACGGTAAATGTGCATGAAAAACCGCTGCTGCTGACAGCGGATCAAACAAATCTATCCATCGTCATTGGCAAAGAAACGAAGCTGCCCGTGCTGACCATGACCTATGAGAGCGGCAGCGAGGAAGATGTCACCTCGCTCGTCACGTGGAAGAGTTCTTCGTCCAACCTCATTGTAAAAGCACCGAATATCCGGGGACTGCAAGCTTCTACGGCAACGTTGACCGCCACATACTTGGGCAAATCGACGACGGTTCGCGTAACGATTGAGGAGGAAATCACGAAGCTGACTGCCGAAAGTACGACACTGACGATCAGCCCGCTTCGCTCTTACACCTTGAAAGTAACCGGTACCTACAAGAGCGGCAAAACAATCGCCCTCGGAACCAAAATGAACTGGGAAATCAATCCGGATTCGCTGGCATCGATTAAAGGCAGCTCCCTAAAAGCGTTGAAAGAGGGTACCGGGACACTCACAGGAACATATCAAGGCAAGACGATTACCTTCACGGTCAATGTCGTGGCGAAGGTGAAGAAGCTGACGTCCGCTTCCAAATCGCTTACTCTCGCTCCCGAAGCGAAGGTCGCTGTAACGGTTACGGCTGAGTATGAAGGAGGCCGTGTTACAGACGTAACGAAGGCAGCAGATTGGACGACTGGCAACAGTAAAGTAGCTACCGTCGTCGACGGTGTTATTACCGGAGTAGCGAAAGGCTCCACCGTCATCAGAGCGAAGCTCGAGGGCAAAACAGTCAGCATCCGCGTATCGGTCAAATAA
- a CDS encoding DNA-directed RNA polymerase subunit beta — MESKKETAAGLEGVTQVERSMLNASPADPSSKRPDKGQTPPKNAENKPARKKRHPAVRALRWTLLKSIVPVLCVAAVIAGMYIGYAVLGKRPGAEIFDIDTWKHMYDLVFAD, encoded by the coding sequence ATGGAATCAAAGAAAGAAACAGCGGCCGGATTGGAAGGCGTGACGCAAGTAGAACGTTCCATGCTGAATGCTTCTCCAGCCGACCCCTCAAGCAAACGGCCAGACAAGGGGCAGACGCCGCCGAAGAACGCGGAGAACAAGCCTGCGCGCAAGAAGCGCCACCCGGCAGTCCGCGCACTGCGCTGGACGCTGCTCAAGAGCATCGTACCGGTACTCTGCGTGGCTGCTGTCATAGCCGGTATGTATATCGGCTACGCGGTGCTTGGCAAACGGCCGGGCGCTGAAATATTCGATATCGACACTTGGAAGCATATGTACGACCTCGTATTCGCCGATTAG
- a CDS encoding flagellar hook-basal body protein, with protein MNNSMITAMMSMSGLQQKLDLLSDNIANVDTVGYKRKVGTFEDLLTTLKQQPEAFNQPGRLTPLGFNQGWGSRLTMVQPDFSQGPMKQTDGPLDVAIEGNALFEVKVDDAGHLGYTRGGSFQTTFTKNGINILTTKEGYPVSSADGSSIEIPPEVKEFRIDASGNVIGTMPSGEIVPLGQLKLVQVDKPSLITQVADNLFAIADGVNKADVIHTVTASAESKIAIKQGFLEQSNVVLTDEMTELIGVQRAYSLSARALTSSDTMMGLANNLRA; from the coding sequence ATGAACAACTCAATGATTACCGCGATGATGTCGATGAGCGGTTTGCAGCAGAAACTGGATTTATTGTCTGATAACATTGCAAACGTCGATACGGTCGGATATAAACGCAAGGTCGGTACGTTCGAAGATCTGCTGACTACGCTGAAGCAGCAGCCTGAAGCATTCAACCAGCCAGGCAGGCTTACGCCGCTTGGATTCAACCAAGGGTGGGGCTCTAGGCTGACGATGGTGCAGCCGGATTTCTCCCAAGGGCCGATGAAGCAGACGGATGGGCCGCTTGACGTCGCCATTGAAGGAAATGCCTTGTTCGAGGTGAAGGTAGACGATGCCGGTCACTTGGGTTATACCCGCGGAGGCTCATTCCAGACAACCTTTACGAAGAACGGCATCAATATTCTTACGACGAAGGAAGGCTATCCGGTTTCCTCGGCGGATGGCAGTTCCATTGAAATTCCGCCTGAGGTCAAGGAGTTCCGTATCGATGCCTCAGGCAATGTGATTGGGACGATGCCTTCTGGTGAAATCGTGCCGCTTGGACAGCTGAAGCTGGTTCAAGTAGACAAGCCCTCTCTCATTACGCAAGTGGCGGACAACCTGTTCGCAATCGCGGACGGCGTGAACAAGGCTGATGTCATCCATACGGTTACGGCAAGTGCGGAATCCAAAATCGCAATAAAGCAAGGGTTTCTGGAGCAGTCCAATGTCGTCTTAACTGATGAGATGACGGAATTGATCGGCGTGCAGCGGGCCTATTCACTTAGTGCCAGAGCATTGACATCCAGCGATACGATGATGGGACTTGCGAATAACCTGCGCGCTTAG
- a CDS encoding flagellar hook-basal body protein has protein sequence MLRGLYTAAAGMIAQQNRHDTVTNNISNMNTPGYKQKNAVTRSFPDMLLHVTGVQDGNGKSIGKLSTGVFAEESLQINLQGDLTQTNQFSDFAILSDIEVPGMNFDSSGKARTADGQLVFQPQAFFTVQNSDGETRYTRDGQFKLDEQGFLTLPDGSRVLASDGKPFQLPKGETLNQLAMTSDNQLVNPLTGQSAGQLLITRVDNPNKLVREGDGKFKLDDASTGVREVNATDRVEVRQGYVERSNVDAAQSMVDLMSAARAYEANQKVVQFYDKSLDKAVNEIGRI, from the coding sequence ATGCTAAGAGGTCTTTACACGGCTGCTGCCGGGATGATTGCGCAGCAGAATAGACATGACACCGTAACGAACAACATCTCCAACATGAACACGCCCGGTTACAAGCAGAAGAACGCGGTCACGCGCTCTTTTCCGGATATGCTGCTTCATGTAACGGGGGTGCAGGATGGTAACGGCAAATCAATCGGCAAGCTGAGCACGGGCGTCTTTGCGGAGGAAAGCCTGCAGATTAATCTTCAGGGCGATTTGACGCAGACGAACCAGTTCAGCGATTTTGCCATTCTGTCAGATATAGAAGTGCCTGGGATGAATTTCGATTCCTCCGGTAAAGCAAGAACGGCTGACGGTCAGCTGGTGTTCCAGCCGCAAGCGTTCTTTACCGTTCAGAATTCGGACGGTGAGACGCGCTATACGCGCGACGGCCAGTTCAAATTGGACGAGCAGGGCTTTCTTACGCTGCCTGACGGCTCGCGGGTACTGGCGAGCGACGGCAAGCCGTTTCAACTTCCGAAGGGAGAGACGCTCAACCAGCTGGCGATGACGAGCGATAACCAGCTTGTGAATCCGCTGACGGGCCAGAGCGCAGGACAACTGCTGATTACGCGGGTGGACAACCCGAACAAGCTGGTGCGCGAGGGAGACGGCAAATTCAAGCTGGACGACGCTTCGACCGGCGTACGTGAAGTCAACGCAACGGACCGTGTTGAAGTGCGGCAGGGCTACGTGGAGCGGTCTAACGTAGATGCAGCGCAGTCGATGGTTGATTTGATGTCCGCCGCGCGTGCTTATGAGGCGAACCAGAAGGTCGTTCAATTTTATGATAAGAGCTTGGATAAAGCCGTTAATGAGATTGGACGGATCTAA
- the mreB gene encoding rod shape-determining protein MreB, with protein sequence MFSKDIGIDLGTANVSIHVRGKGVVLDEPSVVAIESETKRVLAVGEEAHRMVGRTPGNIIAIRPLRDGVIADFEITEIMLKAFIDRVGGRSWYSRPRILICAPTNITSVEQKAIREAAERSGAKDVFLEEEPKAAAIGAGMDIYQPSGNMVVDIGGGTTDVAVLSMGDVVTASSIKVAGDKFDEAIMKYIKNKYKLLIGERTSEDIKIKIGTVYDSGFRDEIDIRGRDMVTGLPLTVTIYSEEVREALWEPVSSIVSAAKSVLERTPPELSADIIDRGVILTGGGALLGGLDALLAEELKVPVLIAEDPMHCVVKGTGLLLDHLDRTPRRADLSVKRR encoded by the coding sequence ATGTTTAGCAAGGATATCGGTATTGATTTGGGAACGGCAAATGTGTCCATCCACGTGAGAGGGAAGGGCGTCGTTCTGGATGAGCCTTCGGTCGTTGCGATCGAAAGCGAAACGAAACGCGTGCTTGCCGTCGGTGAAGAAGCGCATCGGATGGTTGGACGGACACCTGGCAATATTATCGCCATCCGACCGCTTCGCGATGGTGTTATAGCGGACTTTGAAATTACAGAGATCATGTTGAAGGCCTTTATTGATCGCGTCGGCGGCCGGTCCTGGTACAGCCGCCCTCGCATTCTTATTTGCGCACCAACGAACATCACTTCGGTCGAGCAGAAGGCGATCCGCGAGGCTGCCGAGCGCAGCGGAGCGAAAGACGTCTTCCTCGAAGAGGAGCCGAAGGCGGCTGCGATCGGCGCAGGAATGGACATTTACCAGCCGAGCGGCAACATGGTCGTCGACATCGGCGGCGGTACGACGGACGTGGCCGTGCTGTCCATGGGCGACGTCGTTACAGCATCCTCGATCAAGGTCGCGGGTGACAAGTTCGACGAAGCCATCATGAAGTATATCAAGAATAAGTACAAGCTTCTGATCGGGGAACGGACCAGCGAAGACATTAAGATCAAAATCGGCACCGTCTATGACAGCGGCTTCAGAGACGAGATCGACATTCGCGGGCGCGATATGGTAACAGGCTTGCCGCTTACGGTAACGATCTACTCCGAAGAGGTGCGCGAAGCGCTATGGGAGCCTGTATCGTCTATCGTGTCGGCGGCCAAATCGGTGTTGGAGCGGACGCCGCCGGAATTGTCTGCAGACATTATCGACCGCGGCGTTATTCTTACAGGCGGCGGGGCGCTTCTCGGCGGTCTCGATGCGCTGCTTGCAGAAGAGCTGAAGGTGCCGGTACTGATTGCTGAAGATCCCATGCACTGCGTTGTTAAAGGGACAGGCTTGCTGCTGGACCATCTGGACCGTACGCCGCGCAGAGCGGATTTATCGGTTAAGCGTCGTTAA
- the spoIIID gene encoding sporulation transcriptional regulator SpoIIID, with protein MHDYIKERTIKIGRCIVETKHTVRTIAKEFGVSKSTVHKDLTERLPEINPDLADQVKHILEYHKSIRHLRGGEATKIKYKKSSGRKREVLAAAKS; from the coding sequence GTGCACGATTATATTAAAGAACGGACCATAAAAATCGGCCGTTGCATCGTCGAGACGAAGCACACAGTGCGGACAATCGCTAAAGAGTTTGGCGTCTCCAAAAGCACGGTTCATAAGGATTTGACCGAGCGATTACCGGAAATAAATCCCGATTTGGCAGACCAGGTTAAGCACATTCTGGAATATCACAAATCGATCCGGCACCTGAGGGGAGGAGAAGCCACGAAAATCAAGTATAAGAAGAGCTCCGGCCGTAAACGCGAGGTCCTTGCCGCCGCAAAATCGTAA